In Aedes albopictus strain Foshan chromosome 3, AalbF5, whole genome shotgun sequence, the following are encoded in one genomic region:
- the LOC134290951 gene encoding uncharacterized protein LOC134290951 → MTLFSRGYKLCGAAQVIWDPPPTVSDHRLEHAVTDRHCETSTEVRGPYHRRYSDPGGVPPLLTTSSNFSTPASHYLRPAITVLNGTARHVRRLRTLAESQPPSPTTHRPPIGCPPVSPRPPVDHFPAAHRLPASISKAARGHPPAAHRLSAGISTAARRPPTGLPSAARRPPTGRPPATHRPPVGHPPAANRLPAGPSPAARRPTTGRPAIEPAATPPSPPARNPSPIFSGSANKQYIQLRPGTRDKRGLLCPPRKLP, encoded by the exons ATGAC TTTGTTTTCTAGAGGATATAAGTTGTGCGGAGCCGCGCAAGTGATCTGGGATCCACCGCCTACGGTCAGTGACCATCGTCTAGAACACGCGGTCACCGATCGCCATTGCGAAACCTCGA CTGAAGTCCGCGGACCATACCATCGACGTTACTCCGATCCCGGAGGTGTTCCACCGCTACTGACCACGAGCAGCAATTTCTCCACGCCGGCCTCCCACTACCTGAGGCCGGCAATCACGGTTTTGAACGGCACGGCACGACACGTGCGTCGCCTAAGGACTCTCGCGGAGAGCCAACCTCCTTCACCGACCACCCACCGGCCGCCCATAGGCTGTCCGCCGGTATCTCCACGGCCACCCGTCGACCACTTTCCGGCTGCCCATCGGCTGCCTGCTAGTATCTCTAAGGCTGCCCGCGGCCACCCACCGGCTGCCCATAGGCTGTCCGCCGGTATCTCAACGGCCGCACGCCGGCCACCCACCGGCCTCCCATCGGCTGCCCGCCGGCCACCCACCGGCCGCCCGCCGGCCACCCACCGGCCGCCCGTCGGCCACCCACCAGCTGCCAATCGGCTGCCCGCCGGCCCCTCACCGGCCGCCCGTCGGCCAACCACTGGACGTCCGGCAATCGAGCCTGCTGCCACACCGCCATCACCACCTGCCCGGAATCCATCGCCCATCTTCTCAGGATCTGCCAATAAACAATATATCCAG ttacgccctgggacccgggacaaAAGAGGCCTtctgtgcccaccccggaagctgccgtag